The Aspergillus fumigatus Af293 chromosome 5, whole genome shotgun sequence nucleotide sequence TCCATGATTACTCCCAGATCCGGGAAGATCAAAGAAGTGGGTGActttcccttccctcgaACCGTCGAGTATTCGATTTCTCGGACCTCCTGTCTGATCTGGCTGATCTTGAACAGTAAATCTGGGAAAATGGGTTCTCCGTTGGCTTTTTGCTCCCCTAGTGGACGAAGAGATCAAGCGAGATGAGCAGTACCGTGCGTCGGCCATTGCAAAGGCCGAAGAGTTGGCCAGACAGACCATGTCGAGCGTCACCGCACCAGTGGACATTCCATCACCGAATGCAAAGAATCTAGGAATCCAGATTCCGTATGATCCATCGTCTCTGTCCATGCGCCCTGGAAATGAATCGTTTGGAAGCCCTACGGCGCCTGGTTTTGGAATCCATCTGGCCACCACTCCAGGTTCTCTGACGTCTTCCATGCTCAATACTTCCAACAATCACTTTGGCACCTCGCCGGGTGATGTCGGTGACCATCTGGCGTCCCCTCATCCCGACGTGGTAAGGAATTCCATGTCCGACAAATCCGATTATTTCTCGTCCCCGAGACAACAAGGCTCAAATGCGGTGGATGCGACGACCCCTGGAGATCCTACTCCAACTGCTCTGCCCCAATCACCCGCCGAGCCTGATaaagaggagaggaagagaactggATCGATCTTTGGGAAGAAATTCCGGATGGAATTCCCCAAGAAGTTGGGTAGGACGTCCTCAGAGGTCAAGCCTCAGgtgcaggaggagaaggcagaGGAGCCCGAAGAACCCTCGGCAGtcaaagaagagaaagtctTCGATAGCAATCTGTGCGGTTTCATCGAGAGAATTCGTCATGAATACGATGAATTCCTCGCGGCGAACCCGGGACAGGAGCTCGTGTCAGCCATCACGCCAAGTCCCGATAACGAGACCCCAATGCTAGATATCCCACCTCGTACTGCCGTTATCATTCAGGAGGAATCGGGAGATACCGCTGTGGCCTCGGATCTCTACAGAGGCAGTGTTGGTAGCATTGGCCAGGAAGTTGACCGGCTTGAGAAGTCCATACCCATGTGGCTGGCTGAACTACTCTTAAAGGTGAGATTTCTTCAGCCTTTCGAATTTGAACTATGGCTAACTCTTGGCAGAACCAAGTCCCTGCCAAGGAACCCGTCAAAATCGCCTTTATGCTGAAACCGTATGACGACCTGCTGCCGCCCGTATCCAAGCCAGATCCGTATGTGCCATTTCGGGGATTCTGTCGTGCTTCTGCTAACAATCTACCCATTCTAGGTCGGTTCCAAACGGTAACGGTGTCAACAATTCTCGTCTGAATGCGAACCGTATGCTGCGTGCGAAGAAGATTCTCGCTTACGTGGCGGAAAGAATCGACCCTTCATACTCCGAAGACCCGCAGGAAGGCGCACTGAAGCCGGAAGAGTATCTGGAGCTCTACTGCCAGAAGATGGTGTGTACCGCGTCGACGCAAGACGACCTCGTATCGTTTGCTAACTTGAACCAGCTCATCCCACCCAATATGACTCTGGCGACCATCCGTGCTCATATCTGGCGATCATCAGGCGATATGGTTCTATACTACAGAGCcaacggaaagaaagagatacCAATGCCCGGGTCAGGTAGAGAAGGCGACCAAGGCAGTCAGTCGGCCGACGCAACAAATACGCCACATCTGTCGGAGACAGCAGGCATGGCGAACGGGGATGGAGGAAGTGCTCAGCCCAGCAGCGTCCATTCTCAGTCAGCGTCTGGATCTGCTTCGGTGTCTATCCAAAACTCGTGAACTCCACGCACGACTGGTCGGGCCGTTTTAGGATCGAAACTTATGAGGTATTCAGGCTGAGAGCGAGAGCCGTGCTCCgactttcttcttttgaccCTTCACTCGCATATACTATTCTCTATGTCCATACTGCACACCGGGAGTTGTGGGATCCGTCTTTCCCTGCGTGGCCTCCTTCTGGCGGGCTGTTGTAGGCTTGATGTGGGAATAGCCCACCCGAGACGTGTAGAACACCATGTACTCGATCAATGAGATTAACGATTGCAAAAGCCTAGTGAAATTGATGTGTTCTCTGATAATAAGGCTAAGGGTAGAGGTCGTCAGCGCTCGCACAGCGACCCAAAATATATCGTCCGCCGATGCCAAGAACAACCAActacttctctctctctccggCATCCACCTTTGTTCAACGCACATCATCCCTAAGTCTAGCCAGAATGATAAATGGCTGCATCATGCCTTTCCAAACACCTTTCTCACAAAGCGATCACAGCTGCCCAGTTCCTGGAGCATTTCCAGCGAGCATGGTGCGAATCGCGTCTCTCCTGGGGCGGGCGACAGACCAATCGCCATATCCCTCGTAACCTGGGTATGTCAGTTGGTTTGCAATCCTCGTCGAGCAATCACGGCCACCCATGTATTCTAACTGTCTGACAGGGTTGGCCGTCAGCGGCGGCACAGACTCTATGGCTCTGGCCTTCCTCTGCAAACAACTACAAGAACAGAACCTCGTAGACGGGTTGACCGTGACAGCCTTTGTCGTTGACCACAAAGCCCGGGAGGAGAGCAGCCGGGAAGCCCGCACTGTAGCTACATGGCTGAGTGACATGGGTAAGCCAGATGACGATCTTGTCAACTCGCCAGGGACTAACAGCCACACAGGCTTGCAAGCACAAATTCTCGCGCTCGAATGGCCACAGGGCAGCAGCGTCTCCGCGTTCGAAACCCATGCCCGACGTCTGCGCTTCCAGGCTCTCGGCATAGCCTGCCGAGACAGACGCATCAGCGCCCTCCTCATGGGCCACCACCAGGATGACAATGTCGAGACCACCCTCTGGAGGCTGTGTACCGGTGCCCGAGGTGCCGGCTTGGCCGGGATCCCGCCCATCGCCCGGATTCCAGAGTGTCATGGTCTCTACGGCGTCTCGGAGAGTGGCTCGATGGTGATCCTCCGCCCTCGCGACAACAGCGCAGGCGCACCCTGTGCTCGTTCTGGG carries:
- a CDS encoding WD repeat protein, which gives rise to MARKPSHQRVTYVLPLPDAPGGHRLGVNSLTVDEDNSILYSAGRDGVICAWDLNLPLSASKSSPALGAQKSGPTTFRHQVQAHSHWINDIVLTQNNTALVSASSDTTVRLWRPHSESTELPSPIGKHADYVKALATPGGHSSWVASGGLDHKLHLWDLNGGGELLSIDACGGESTAKGSVYALGAVSSVLASGGPESVVRVWDPKSGKPITKFVGHTDNIRDILITRDGDRIMTASSDQTIKIWSLTAGRCMHTLTMHNDSVWSLYSSHPQLSVFYSSDRSGLVAKTDTRHCSDVDQGICVAALQENDGVVNVVAAGDYIWTATPKSSINRWYDVDTTAEIESPSSRDPADSDAAKPEESSVRKGRRTKIPYESILLLTSTSTFPKSQVPEGTSEGLPTNGQQRSPDPTLDDDLDLNLPVYSLPDETIEGQHGLIKHFMLNDRKRTLTQDSAGEVVLWDLLKCKPIQSFGKRHMDDVASEINTTESIAHWCTIDIRTGRLSVILELNRCFDAEVYADEADLHDYSQIREDQRINLGKWVLRWLFAPLVDEEIKRDEQYRASAIAKAEELARQTMSSVTAPVDIPSPNAKNLGIQIPYDPSSLSMRPGNESFGSPTAPGFGIHLATTPGSLTSSMLNTSNNHFGTSPGDVGDHLASPHPDVVRNSMSDKSDYFSSPRQQGSNAVDATTPGDPTPTALPQSPAEPDKEERKRTGSIFGKKFRMEFPKKLGRTSSEVKPQVQEEKAEEPEEPSAVKEEKVFDSNLCGFIERIRHEYDEFLAANPGQELVSAITPSPDNETPMLDIPPRTAVIIQEESGDTAVASDLYRGSVGSIGQEVDRLEKSIPMWLAELLLKNQVPAKEPVKIAFMLKPYDDLLPPVSKPDPSVPNGNGVNNSRLNANRMLRAKKILAYVAERIDPSYSEDPQEGALKPEEYLELYCQKMVCTASTQDDLVSFANLNQLIPPNMTLATIRAHIWRSSGDMVLYYRANGKKEIPMPGSGREGDQGSQSADATNTPHLSETAGMANGDGGSAQPSSVHSQSASGSASVSIQNS